The genomic stretch CTGAATAATCATGTTAGTGTCACAGAACTAGTTACGTCACATttgaactctgttggttagccgctacaaaagttcctgtatgggaacagaggccgaggggaactaactagtgggcgtagcgaaaacactcagccgctttccaaaaagtaagTACGAAATACGCCTAATATCAGGGACACcacagtatgactttttttttttttagctctagTGCAGAATTATAATGCTGAAAGTTAAAGACATGCCGTCTATGAAACACCTTTCCTGTGATACTCACCTGTGAGCTTGTGAGAGCCGAGCAATCTGCTCTCCGTTGTCCCTCCTGTGCGATGTGCTGTCTGACAGAGCTGTGTTCAGCGAGTCTTGGACTAAAGCTAGTCTCTTCTTCAGggcttgttccctgaaaaaaagtAAGATcagaagaaataaagaaaaacatcatgTCAGACTCTTCATTTCAATTAAGACATCCACGTCAGACATAAACCATTTAAAATATCAGAGAATGGAATAGATGTCTTTATGATGCGCCCTTGAGCTCAGAGCGATGAGGTTGGAGTGGAGCTTTGTGTAGATATTTTCACACCTCAGGGTCAGAAGAGAAAAAGGATTCTCTCTGAAGCACCTGATAAAGACAGCAACAAGCCCTTTACATCCAAAGTCTGCATTGTGCTCATAATGTTCCTTAGCAACGGATAAAACCAGGCAACAGACGTCTGAAAGATTCATTTTCTACAAAAACACCGATATCAGCTCCCTTTTTCATTTACCTTCCTCCAGGTGGTGTAACATACAATAACAAGTTGACAGGTTTCCTTGTTAATAATAActtcatttatatagcacctttaacaACAGTATTTATGaagtgctttgacagacaaAGCCAAGCAAACGCTGAAGGCTAAAGGCAATGAAACAACAGAAGGCTAAACTGTTCAGCCAAACAAAAGCAAGACAAAATGAGAGTGAAATGAATACAAGAAGACAATGATGCCAAATCATAGTGTCTgatttatcagaaaaaatacataaaggcaaataaatagttgggagcataaaaaatacactataaaaggctaatatttacatttatatacgtTTTACATAACCTATCAAATATGTGCTTTTTACTGACAGTATAGTATTTTAAGATATGGCCAGCTTatcaaaataatgtgaaaaagtGATGTAATCAAAGACGTCCTTTTGTGTGTTGTAGAGATATCTACtgatgctaaccagctagcccctgcttgtcttgtcttgtaATACCACTTGTAGCATCAAGCTGTAGTAGGTGTACACAGTTAGCAGCTTTGTCCCTAAACCTAAAATTAAGACCTGAGAATTAAGAGTCTGAGATTCTGTGTTTATTGTTGCAATGAACATAAGTCCAGGATTTATACAGCAAGGTCTCCAATATCACTACAGTTTCATGCCTTCCAGCTTGTTGATGAGACAGCAGGCATTGGCAAAAAAGCTACAAGATCTcaaacctaaacgacagaataggtcatttgtcaataccacgcataatgacacatatgacCGTGTGGTACAGAGCGGATTGTTCTAAAAATAGTGCACAAGTCATTATACATATACGTACGGTTAACGGTTGcacaaaaaaaaggctgcagtttggttgaagttaggctacaaaaccactgaccaagattaagggcaaaaaaaaatcctggtgagatattataaaatacagtttaaaaagtaattaaatgtatgtaaatgccataagtgaagtagttatgacgtgactactggaagttaCATAGTTACCTAAAAACTTGATGCACGGAAGTTCCATGATGTTAAAATCacatcgtttacttttgttttcacatgggacacgaaccctGCTCTCCTAGGTGAAAGTCAGACAtctgttcgacccatccaccctTCCCAACCGTGAATACCtccatttaaactccacattGCCGTCATTCATTATTGTTACGGTGACAAGAGGGCAGTGGaggacatttaaaatgtaaatatgggtcggtacaaacgacctatggggtccttaaaaaaaaagacactgtacAGCAGGTTTAGGCGGCCCTCTTAGCCTAGCCTGGATCCTGGTTCGCCTTCCTCGCTTCACTGTCCTCTCACATCCCCACCAgtgcctcctctctgctgggctGTTGGTCTCTTTAAGCTTCATTGAGTGAATAATCTCTGCCCGGATGGAGCTGGACTCTATGTTCTCTTAAACACAGAATCTCAGTTCAGGTGTAAGTccatattttagttttagttttgagaAATTATGACTTTTGAGATGAGGCAAGATTGAATCTGCATCTAATAAATGATGCAATTCTTGCACAGGGTGAAACTATGTCTGCATGTGGTCAGGAATTATGAATTGCACATATAAACATTGGACTACACTATGCAGAGAAATGTCAAAGTCTCACCTTTGCAGGACGGCCTGCAGTTCTTTCAGAATGGGTCTGGTTCGAGGATCAGTGATGTCCCCATCACTACCATGCTTAGCTGCATTTTCACAGAGCCTCTGAAACATAACATTCAATTAGGATTACCTTGAAAGTGAAAAAGCCATTCCCCATTCAATTCTGTTTAACAAGCATACTGCCTATACACAGTTATCTAAAAAGTAGCGTCACAGTGTTGTGAGCAGTtcaaaaatagtgttttttccTCTCACAGACTGATTCATGTGAATGGTTTTTAGAGGCCTGTAAGGTAAACAtatgcagctttttattttttttgttacaataaaaaagcaagaagtaaaaaaaaaaagttagaaaaataaatctaaCTGGAGCAGAAATGCActtgaattgtttttttctcatcttgaTAATCACCTCGCGAGCCCTCAGATTTATCCATCCTTGTGGGGACCACTGATCTGAAGGTCGAGAGAGACCTTTGTGACACCAATCAGACACCAATGTGATTCTAGTTTAAACTGTTAACAGGATAGTTAAAAGTAAGTTATTGATTTTAACCATGTGCATCTTGAAAACATTTgtcatgaaaaaacaaatattgaagAAAGAAGAACCACATTTGAGGCACAAACCTCCCTGCAGCGCTCATTTCTGATGTGTctgcagaaagagacagaaatctCTGTGAACTTAAAGTAGCTGTTGAGCTCTTTCTCCTTTGACAATGACGGAGGTGTGTGATGCGGCATGAATCTGTGCTGCGGTGACAGGACAGCCCAGCAGAAGACCTCGTGGAACCAAAATATCCCTCTTGGCCTGGAGGGATTCTGCTTTGGTAGATGTGTGATTTCCCATGTGGGACACCCAGATTTGAATCGGGTCTGCCACAGTGGACCAACGTCCTGCTCCCTCTTGCTCATTTCACCTTGACTTTGTattatttgaaaattaaaaGTCTCTGATGCCACTGCAGGAGTCGGTCCTACCTGTTGTTGGGTGTTACGATCCTCCGGCTCCTCTCTGAAGCTTTCTGGAACGAAGGCTCCAGCTGCTTCCTGCGCCTTCTGCGCCATTAAACCCCACTCCAGACACCTCAGCTCTTTCTCCTTGAGGCGGATTAAACCTCGCAGATCTGACATCTCCTCCTGAAGAAGTCAAACCATTGACCAAGTTATATACAGGAAAGATGGGTGATTGAATACAGATCAGgtgtggaatgtaactaagaacatttactcGAGTACTGTACATCGGTAGAATTTGTACTGTAATTtactgttgtacttttacttaagtaagttttgaatgcagggattttacttgtagtggagtaatcgcacattatattattagtacttttacttaagtaagatatctgaatacttttttcacaaCTAGCAGGTTTTACCTCCAGTTCTTTCTCTATAAGAAAATGCTGTACTTATATTTTTCTCTTGCCTGTAGTGCAAtctcaatctagattgttttggtgatAGTTTGGTTGATAGTTGCTGAGTGGAGGAGATGTTGGCCGTAgggatgtctgccttctctcaaataaAATGGAACGAGATGGCGTTTTGCTTGTGAtgctcaaagtgccaaaaatTTACATTTGACTCAACAGCAACGTTTCATTCTATCATAATTCTCACTCCAAAACAATACAGATTAAATAGTGCTACACAgagaaaatatgcatttttgatttggggtgaactgtccctttaaaggtCTTATGTGGAGAAGTTGTATATGACCTCTGAATTGGTCCTGTTTTGGCATTGCTTTTAATATCATATCTAAATGAATGGATTTTTGCTTTCTTTTGGTGTTGCTTGTTAGTTATGGGCTAAACAAAAATCACTCCCTTTTCCCTAAAAGTCACTCAGTAGTTTATTATGTTGCCTTAAAATAACAGCTAAAATCATTCTGATGCTACACTGACTTGCAACAGGGAGAATGATTCCTCTGCTCTGCGTAAATATGGTGAGTGGGTGTTAACTGCCACGCCATTTACTTCATCAAgaattcccttttttttcagttttttcagttttcttcaAGAGATGATGCTTTTCAGGTTAAATATTCCTTAAATGAGTGCTTCACCAGTTTCAGGTCTCTCAATACTCCCTGACCTTACTAGATATGAGATGTAGATCTGCCAGCAGAGTCTTGTATATTGTATGCACTGTATGTGAACTAAGTTTAGTTTTATAGAGCATCATgatctttttctgttttggttgtttttttgtgtttctggtctttatttttaaaccataaataatgataataacacagCTCTTACCCTGACAGAGATGAGTTCATAGAAGAGGGAGGCCTTCTCTTTCTTGATATCAGGAGGTTTGGCGTTATCTTTAGTCACATGTCCTCCTCTAGATCGACCCTGGAGACCAGTTTCAGGGCTCATATTACCCTCAACTCCTGGGTTCGGCTTAGGTAGACGAAGGGCTGCCCGCTCTCTCTTCAGGCGCTCAATTTGCTGTCGGAGAAGAGCCTCTGGCTCCATCAGCTCAGGTGTCCTGTGGGATTACAGGTAGTGAGTGACTTGGCAGAAACATGGTCCAAGAAAAGTTCAAAAGTTCTTTATTGTTGTCACACTTCATTGAGTCACATCGGATAGCTTTTGAAGCATTTAGTTACAGGCATGTAGATGTTTGGTGGTGGGACAGGATGACATATGACCCTTCCTGTTTGCATTTTCAGTCTGTCAATGTTGACACACATTTTCCTCTTACCCGCTCCTATTACTGTGCATGAATGTACAAAGAGCACTTTCAAACGTCACCTCTGCCCCGTGTGACTCTGTGTTTCCGTCTCCTCTGTGACTCCTGCTGTGGAGAAGGAGGTGGACAGCTCTTCAGTTCCCATTTTCATGAGCTGAGTTGACGGACTGTCGGGCTGCTGCCTGTCACCGTCAGCGTCTGATGAGAGGAAAACTGTGagcctgactgtgtgtgtgtgtgtgaatgacatGCATACTTGCAgtatatataaaagtatatgTGCACTGAGTTATAAGCAGTATTAAAACACGGTATTTAAAACACCTGCTGAGTCTGTCTGCAGGGGAATGCTTTGCTGCTTCTTGGCGTCATAAAGTGACAGCAGCTCGCTGTAGGCCTCTTCACACTCCTCACTGTCAAtcacaaccacaaaaacaaaatttgacCTCACTACATGACAAGAACCAGATTAATACGGTTAGATAGCTGACCTGTGCACACCCATTCATTTGAATGTCCTTGAATGGCCTTTGtaggtgttttatgtgtgtacCAGTATCTGAGAGCCATCTGCAGGGCAGcgcagtcagcttcaagtctgTTTACTGTAAAACTGATCTGCTCTGACTCTCCTTTCCTTCGCTCCAGAGCCGCAGTCAGACGCTCATTTCTGGCCCTCAGTCTCTCAATGCACCTGGAATAACGAGGGAGAGGATCAGAGGGttaagagtaaaaaaaagtttcataaagagttttaataatacaaacaaGCATCTTAAATCAGCCCAGATTACATCTGAAAAGGTGGCAGCTCATGAAGACTTaactaatgtttgtttttgttttatgatgaTGACTTGtagatattttactttttattcaatttcatttACATTGAAAATGGAAGATGAACATTTTAAGTGCTCCTCTTGCCTTACATGTGgcctttgattaaaaaaaaacacagcaataaAAGCATGTATTAGAATAAACAAAGTACACCTGTAAATGTGCCAGAACTGTTTTGTCAAAGATAATTTGACTTAACAGTAAATGCTAAAAATGCAAAGTGCTTAAAGATGGTTaaagaatatattatatatatttttattatcaaataattcaattttttgtgatattttcagTGTTTGCTTTGGAAGCAATCCAAAAGTGTTCAGATtagattacacatttttttgtaatccaATGGATTCtgttacttacaaaaaaaatgccatGTCATTTTTACTCAGTAACATATGACACGCCCTATGGGGGAAGAAACAGTTTTCCTTCAAAGGTCATAGCTATCAGagatcacaatttaaaaaaaagtacatatgtaaacaaaaactgtaaaagacagacttttttgccatttattCATGACATAAATCTTGGAAGGTCACTTGgacccagtggtggaatgtaactaagtacatttactacaAGGATTGTACTTGTACTTATCTTGATTCTCTCCTTTTCATGCCtgaggttattttttttaattacatgaaTATGATATTTATAGTGCTAGTCATGTAAGAAAAATGATCTTTGTAGACCTTTATACACACcataaaaaagtaacaaaaatactCGGACATTACATTTTGACTTATTCACAATGTTTAAAGGATGTCAATGGTTACTGGACcaaaactatataaatataacaatataaataaatgtaaaataagggTCTACTGTGTGCTgtagcttttttttcctgagcTACTCCTCATCACACTCGCCTGTTCAGTCGTTCTGTCTCAGACTCCAGGCTGATGGGGCTCGGACAAGGACTGCATGAGTTCACAGAGCCCACTGGAGAACTGTCCCCACCCACGGACAGAGGCGTCACAGCCCTGGCTGATCTTCTGTGGAGTAACGGGGAACCagggaaaggaggagaggcCCAGTCTGGACTGAGAGCCCCAGCTGGGGGCCGGTAGGAAGGAGAGCGACTGCCAGACCTCCAGGCCTTATGGAGACCAGCCAGCTGAGAGGTAAGAAAAgagacatttattttacatttttttaacttgttaattgttaattaacAATAACGTGTAGTATTTATGTACCTGCACTCCTTAAATTGATTCATTTTTGTGCATATTTATATTCTACCTTACCCGTGTTATGAATAAAACCCTCCCCCACCttgctcttctcctcctccatcaggtTGATGGTGCTCTGGGCTCTCTCCAGCCCCTCCTGGTGACTCTGCAGGGAGCTCCTGAGAGCAGAGTCTCTCTTCTCCAGATCCAGGATGTCCTCCTGAAACTGGTCCTTCGGTGGGCCTGGTGGGCATGTAATCCCAAACTCTATTTCCATTTCCTCCAATATCTGCAACCAGTGAGCCAAAATTACTGAAGGGGCTGCTGGGAGTCTAAAGATAGCCGGAACAATGacatattttcttctaaatttgcCAATTAAAATTCAAACAGAAGCAGCAATGATCTCTGTGAAACATCTATTGAccttatagtattttttttattagagaaTGGCTCTGAGTATTATTCTGATTGATTGTGTTGAAGGTGTAAGTACATTTGACCTtacattacttttaaaaaatgtaataattgcaGCTGTAACGACAGAAATTCAAATATGTCAAGAACCCTGAGGGTTTGTTCCAGTTTTTATACCTGAGCGGCTTTAACCCAGCTCTCCTGAGCTGCTCTCAGGTGCTCTCTGTGCTTGTCCTGGTCAGAAGCTGTGATGGGGGCGGCCCAGGACCTTTTACTGCTGATGGAGTCCTCCACTGACGATAACACCGCCTGGAGTTTAGTCCAGACTACACCACCGCCCCCTAGTGGAGGAAATGTAGAGGTGCAGATTATCATGTTAGACAAAGTGAGGGGCAGATTAACAAATATTGAGACAATTGTAGATATAAAAGTTTTTAGTTTACTGTGCTATTGTATCAAGATAACTTGTGGTCTTTTAcagaataatatatttaacgGAGAGACACTGCAGGCAAAGAAAGGCCAATTTTTTAATGCACAGGCGAATTTTGAGTTTCTTTCAGACAAGtggaaaaacaacattaaaaaacccCTCGCATCTACAGGTTACACCAACAGTTAGCATTAGTAAATGAGCACTGAGTaagcatttgaatatttaaacataaaaaaatatgaaaaatgttactacaaaaaaatattgtcttaatgaGAGTAACTgggtttcatggtgatatctactagttaaaaatgtttactgtatttatttgtaatgtcatgcaaaatgtatggtaTATTACATTGGACATCTTTCAAGGCTTTTTTCGAACAACAAGTTAATACTGAGCCAGAATTCTTCACTTCAAAGGCACTTACACCACCACTAACATCAAACTTCCCATTTTCATTCCTATCTATATTATTAAGGGCTATATAGAAATGTTTgttcatatatcattcatagcctgatttatATAACATATCATTCCTGAAAACatggcaaaaaaattaaaagatattttttatggctgttgacagtattttcagatttttttaagtgataaaaaatatatattcacaatTCCCTCTGTAAAAATATTTAGCTCTaatatgtcaaataaataaataaagataaaacaattttaaaccTGGCTTACCTAACGTTTGGATTTCTGCTTTGAAAATGCAAGCTTGCACACATTTAATAAGTTAATTGTTCACtagcatatttaaacataaaacaaatcccaaactgtaatacaaaaaataaatgtcttaatATAAGTAATCAACTGGGAAGTTTTATGGTGATATATTTTAGTTAAAGTCTGTAATTAGTGCATAGCCTTAAAATGATACATCTTCTGTTGGACAGTTTTTGTCCGGCCTGATTGAAGGAAAGATCACCTCCATGCAAAGCATCCAAAACATGTGTTCTACTTAATAAAGGCAAAGTTATGTGGACTGTGTCTGTGCAAACCTCGTTCAGTCAGCAGAGGTTTAGTTGCAGCCAAGGCGATGTTCCTCTCTGGGCTGCTTCTGGACACCCTGTGGGACAGGAGGTCTGGGACCCGAGGCCTGGATGGTCCTGGTGGTCTCAGGTCCCCTGCTTCACTGCAAAATACCAGCAGCATCAACATTTCTGCTAGTAAATAGATCTGTGTTTACTTTGGGACCAGCTATAAGCAGATCAATGTATAATTGAACCCAAATTGATTAATTCAGATCGACTTTATGGCTCATATCGATGCAATAGTGTCATAAATCTCATTTCTAATAAATCTCTTTACCACAGTTACCTTGGTGCCTTTAATGACCCCATCTTCTTGTTCAGTTCAGCTATGATGCTGAGCAGCGTTCCCACTTCAGCCTCACACTGAGCCAGTTCTGCTGGCGAAGGCTCCAGGTTTGCTATAGCGTCAGAGCCCTCAGGGTCAAGGGTCATGTGGTCGATTGGGGTCATCACCTCCCTGTCACACACTGACCCAGCATCCAGGCTGTCACATCTGACCAGGCACGaatcctgcagacacacagagttGTATTTGGATTGAAGGAAAATAATCTGCCATATCATTATTTTAGCTTTTCaaggaaaataaaagcaaatttcttttttttttttttttttgttctagtCATATTAGTGGATGCTCTTCCTGCCTCATCCATTGAAGAATAATTAGACTTAGCAAAATAATATGGCATGCTCTTGAACCAGGCATTGTTTCTTCACTGTTTAGCGGCTATTGTTTTGAGCAGCGGAAAAGGAGGAAACTAAAACATCCTGAGATCCAACTTCCTGCCGTGCAAATATTTGTAGACCGAACATCTTTTGTTGTGCACAAAGAATGTCAGCTAAATAAATTCTCTTTTATTCTTCTATAATGTTATGATGCCTATAAATATGCCAAAATGATACAATTAGCATTAGCTTCCTTTTCATGGTGTGAATTCTAACATATATTGTGCAGGCGATTGTTGGCGACATGCTTTAAATTCCTTATCCAGCCAGCAAAACATCCACCTCTTCCGATTCAGAGTCACAGGAAGGCATTCAAGCATGCAATGGGCAATAAGTAATGGACGCCTTGCTTTGGTCACTGTATAAACACTCA from Centropristis striata isolate RG_2023a ecotype Rhode Island chromosome 9, C.striata_1.0, whole genome shotgun sequence encodes the following:
- the ushbp1 gene encoding uncharacterized protein ushbp1; translation: MEDSCLVRCDSLDAGSVCDREVMTPIDHMTLDPEGSDAIANLEPSPAELAQCEAEVGTLLSIIAELNKKMGSLKAPSEAGDLRPPGPSRPRVPDLLSHRVSRSSPERNIALAATKPLLTERGGGGVVWTKLQAVLSSVEDSISSKRSWAAPITASDQDKHREHLRAAQESWVKAAQILEEMEIEFGITCPPGPPKDQFQEDILDLEKRDSALRSSLQSHQEGLERAQSTINLMEEEKSKLAGLHKAWRSGSRSPSYRPPAGALSPDWASPPFPGSPLLHRRSARAVTPLSVGGDSSPVGSVNSCSPCPSPISLESETERLNRCIERLRARNERLTAALERRKGESEQISFTVNRLEADCAALQMALRYCEECEEAYSELLSLYDAKKQQSIPLQTDSADADGDRQQPDSPSTQLMKMGTEELSTSFSTAGVTEETETQSHTGQRTPELMEPEALLRQQIERLKRERAALRLPKPNPGVEGNMSPETGLQGRSRGGHVTKDNAKPPDIKKEKASLFYELISVREEMSDLRGLIRLKEKELRCLEWGLMAQKAQEAAGAFVPESFREEPEDRNTQQQRLCENAAKHGSDGDITDPRTRPILKELQAVLQREQALKKRLALVQDSLNTALSDSTSHRRDNGEQIARLSQAHSKALSSYRQIRRKYREQVWRLEQKVAAMTESHHHQSGAPKAAGEALEWRREETVL